AAACCAGGTCACCTGAACTCTCCCGTGGACTCTCACGCCTCCCCCGCTGGATGCTGCGTGACTGGCCCGCAGACACATGGCAGACCGTAACTCACACATGCCCAGAAGTTGCCTGGGTCCCAAGGGCAGAAAAGGCCCAAACCCCAGTGGGACAGGGTTCAGAAGAGAAGGCACCAATCTCAAGCTGAAGGATCCACTTCAGGTCCACtaaagggagatggggaaggtgGCCCGTCCAGAAGCCTGTGGGACAGGGTAAGGGTCAGCTGGGTGACTAGGCTGTCCATCCTAGAGAGCAACTCCGGGTTCTACTGCCAGACCCACAGGCAATCCAGGCCACAGTGCACCGGAGGCAGGCATCGGGTAGCAGTCTGACCCGACCCACAAAAGGGTGACTGGGGCCTGAGCCATCAGATGGAgggcagctgtgtgacctggcaCAGAAGCATGGGGCTGGGCCAGGATGTCCAGGGACTTCCCACATCTGACCAGAATCAAGACTGAACATGGGTTTCTTCTGCCAGCTCACTTCCTTTGCTACCAGGGCTATACCCCCTTTCTAAAAATAGCTTCCCACCTATTTCCAAGGTTTCCAGTTGTTTTATCTACAAGGTATCTGTGCCCTGAAATAACTCACACATAAAACCATCTGAACCCAGAGCCTTTTTTAGTGATAGTTACCATAAAATAATCCcaacaatttctatttttctaaataagttttttgtgtgtgtgtgagatagagttgcactcttattgcccaggctggagtgtaatggcgtgatcttgactcatcacaacctctgcctcctgggttcaagcgattctcctgcctcagtctcccaagcagctgagattacaggcatgcaccaccacacttggctaattttgtattttttagtagagacaggtttctccatgttggtcaggctggtcttgaactcctgacctcagatgatccacctacctcggcctcccaaagtgctgggattacaggtatgagccactgctcctggccagttTCTGAGTAAGTTTAACCAGATACTTGCTAATTAGTTTTTTCTAAAATAGTTGGCTGTATTTCCAATTcacatttctgctttttcttccaacttttcaggaaagtgttttgttgttttcacaACTGTAAAACGGAAAGGGACTTGAACTTCTTGTCCAAGCACCAGAGTGGAACACACTGCACACACTGGGTGGCTGTACCTGCCCATCCTGTGGTAAACGGCTCCAGGGGCTTCCAAGCTCAGCTTCCACTAGAAAACCCCTCCTTGTGTGGAACAGGTCTTTCTTCATTCCAACCCTCTGGGCCTGGGGCCTCACAGCTCTGGACTGCTGCCTGGTCCTCACTTCACCTCCAGCTCTCGGAAGTCAGTTCTCCACCTGCAGAGCCACCCACCCCCACCTACTCAGCCCCAGCTCCTTCGATCAGACCCTTGGACCCTCAAAGCCCCTGCTAGAAACCACATCTGCAACGCTGACCTGGAATGCTCAAGGCCAGGCCTCTAATCCTGAGAGAATGGGAAACAAAGACTCGCTGGTAGGCAGCCACTGCACCACAGGCTCAGCCAGTAATCCAACACATGTTTAATGAGCACCAATTGTGTACCAGACCACAGAGCTGACTAAGACAGAGCCCCTGTCCTGGAGGGTCACAGTCCGCCAGGAGGGAGATCCGAGTCATTTACACCACTGGGGCTTCAGTGCTGAATCGACCATGCGTGCGAGTGCGGAGTGCGCAGGGGACAGCAGCACAGCAGCAGGGAAGAGGAGCCTGCTTCAGAACACCAGGCCCGACTACTACAGCGTTAACACACAAAGGGGGAATGCCTGCAGCTGAGCCTGGCAAGGGGCTTGCATCCTATCTTCCTGCATCCAAACCTCCCAGTTGCCCAGGACTGCTGGTAAACAAACCCACAGGAAACATCATTCTCTGCCAAGATGCTATCCCACTCATGCAGCAGAATCAAAGTGACTACttcctccaggcagccttcctCACATTCCAGCTGGGACAGAAATCACAGGGAGCGGAGAAGGTGGGGTTAGGGGGACAGACACAGAAACCTCATTCAGGAACCAGGTCCCAACAGGACAGACGTGGCAGACCCAGTTCAGTCCCAGCCAGTGTGGAAGACACCAAGGGGGGTGTTTTATGGGGGTGGAGGTGACAAAGATGACGCAAGTATCTGCTGACAGTTGCCCTACAAAACGACCCCCTCGTGGGAGCAGGCCTGGGTGGGACGGCACTCCCAGGAGATGGGCAGGGATGCAGCCGAGAGCAGGCAGGAGCAGGGAAAGGGCACAGGGTGGAGGTCAAGCTCTGCTGGAGTAGGGGGAGCTGGTTCTGCTCAGCGCAGAGTCCAAAACAAGAGCATCTTGCCCAGCTATGGGGTCTGAAGTCATCTGGGGACACCACTCTGCTTTGACTGGGGACTATGGGGCTCCTGAGCCACACAGGCCACTTCATCACGAGGGGCACCATTGTTCCCACCTGGGCTGCGCTCAGAACCCAGGAGAAAGTGGTGGCTCTCCTGGGGTCTCCAGGGCCTCCACCACCTACTGTGGGGTACCTAAGGACACCTCctggtctccctctgtctccaaaacctcctcctctgttttctgGGGTTTTGGACCCCCTGGATGAGCGGGGTCTGGTCTCTGGGCAGGAGGATTAGCTGACTCCGACAGTCTAGGTTCAGGTGTGGGGGCTGCCTCCTCTGGCTGGGAAGAGGCTGGTTCCACAGGATGAGGCTTGGAGCTACATAGAGAACTGGGCAGAACTGGGGGCTCCTTGGGCCCAGGAGTGCTCTCCTTGGTCAGCTGCTGCTCGAGCAGAGCACTTCTGGATATAGAGTTGGACCCAGACACAGCAGGGGTGGCCATGGCGGCTGGTAAAAACCTGGGGGCAGTACCCATGTCGAGTGCCAGGCCCTCTAAGAACCTAGCTAAGTATTGCCTCACCACAGGCAGCTGAGGGGCCACTGGCAGCTGGCTGGAGGCCAGGGGCAGGGGACAGGGAACCACGGCGTGGTACTCAGCAAAACTGTTCGGGTCTTGAACAACTTCCTTGAGATCCTGGCAGAAGAGCTCGTAATCGTCAGGCAGGGGCAGGTCCCCATCAAGGTAGGGGGCTGCCCAGGCCCGGGCTCGGCCTGTCAGGCGCCTGAGGATCTCGCAGACACAGCTGATGTTGTCCTGATAGTGCTCAAAGCGGAAGGACATGTAATCTCCCAGTTGGGCCAAGAAGCGGTCCAGTAGCCACGGGGAGCCATCAAAGGTGCCTGGGTCTGAGCCTGGCACCCAGCAGAAGTCCACCCTGTGGGGTCGGGAGCCAGGCAAGCGCCCAGCTAGGGTACCCCTTTCTGCAGGTTTACCGCCACGAGCGCCACTAGCTGTGCTCTTCTGCTCCATGGTTGTTCGCACACACACGGGGTCCCCGCAGCAGGGCCGCTCAATCCAGGGATCCACAAGGGGGGTGTATGCCACCCCAGGAGACGCCTGGTCCATCTGCTGCCATGGGTGTGCGTTGGCATAATTGGCAGCTGCCCAGATGGGAATGCGAGGGCCCTGCTGACGGCACCGGCCACGAGGCATGCTGGGCGCAGAGGGCAGAAGAGAGGAGAGCCAGCACTGCGGGGGGGGCGGGAGGTGGGGCGGCGTGGACAGACGTGGCTTGCACGACACAACAGGACAGGGATGGCTGAACAGGGCGTGGTAGACCCGCACTGGTCCAGGCAAGTGCTGAGGATCAGGGAGCTGACAGCTGCAGCCTCAGGAGAGCTGAGAAGAGCTGAGGGACTGTCAGTCGCAGGCCATCATCCAAGGCAATCTGTCCAAAGACAAGGTGGGGGAGAGCAGGAACTAGGCCTAACCATCACCCACTGAACTGGTGGGAAGAGGCAGCAAGCGGGCAACCCTCTGGTACCCAACTAGGAGCTCTGAGTGGAAGGAGGTGCCCAGGGGGCTGGCCTGGGAGGTCTGAGAAGGTGGGCAAATGCTGCCTATGACATTGCAAGGGCAAGGTAGAATGACAGACGCTGtcaatttcagaagaaaagggGCCAGATCAGAACTGTCAGGGAATTTCAGGATAGCAATAGTAGCAACCTTTCACCGAGTGCCCCATTTGCGCCACCTCCCCAAAATGAAGTTGGTACTAGTATTGTCTTTGGGGCACACAGTGGTGAAGTAACTTGTCTGCAGTCACACACCAACCCATAAGTGGTGGAAGCAGCAGAAACTGGCTGGAGAGATCACAGGCTTAACCACTATACAGCACGCATATTATAAACTACGTttgtcaggccaggcgcagtggctcaagcctgtaattccagcactttgggaggccaagacgggcggatcacgaggtcaggagatcgagaccatcctggctaacacggtgaaaccccgtctctactaaaaaataccaaaaactagctgggcaaggtggcgggtgcctgtagtcccagctactcgggaggctgaggcaggagaacggcctaaacctaggaggcggagcttgcagtgagctgagagatccggccactgcaccccagcccgggcgacagagcaagactccgtctcaaaaaaaaaaaaaaacaaaaaaaacaaaactacatttgTCTGCTGAGTAGGCTGTAGCCACCCCAAAACTCTGAACAATGCACAGACCGCGTCATTAGGCTCTTTTACATCCCAGcaccaggcacacagtaggtcctACCTGCATCCCCGACAGCAGCAGTGAGCCTGCTATTATCTGCTCCCTCCTGACCCCACATGCTTTCCAAATTCACCTCTCACAACTGACTGCCACCTGCAGGCaatgccacccccacccccaaacgcCACCTTTCCACAGTCCCCATTCCAGCCACAGCAGAGTATCCCAGCCCCCCACTGTAAAATCCTGGAACCCCACTTGCTGTGTCTGCTCCCACAATTCCAGTCACTTGTGCCTAGGGTCTGGGGAGTCCCAGTCTGATGGCTGGACCTGCCCCGCCTTCTCCACGCAGCAGTTACCTAGGAAGCTCCACAGCCAGCAGCCAGTTCTATTCCAGTGCAAGGAGCCCTCCCCTGGGGCGCTCACACTCTCCAGCCTAACTCTATCCAGCCCCCTCCCCAGTCTCTCTGCAAACGGAGGCCCACTCACGACCTCCATGAAACTCTCTGCCTCACCCCGCACACAAACTGCACTGGCTCACTGGGAGCACAGGGCCTGCACACACCTTCATCCCAGATCTCCTATCCGCTGGCCATTCCCCCTCAGGGTGAGTTCCTCCAAGGACCTCCCAGGGTGGCCTGCAGCACTAGAACCTGCCAAGGCCACTGGCCCTACCTCCACCACCCAAACACTGGAACCCCTCAGGTCTCACCCCCCTCTGGGGCGGGTCTTTACCTGAAAGCCCAGCCCATGACCCTGGCTTCCCATCTTACTGCAGGATTATACTAAGGCCTGGGGGCAGCAAACCCACAGGACAGCACGTGAGTCCAGTACACTGACTGAAAAAGCAGTAACAGGCCCGATCCAGGGCCCAGCTCCTACCACCAGCCAAGGTTAGGTATCCAGATTGCCCACAATGACGACATCCCACGCCCAGGAGTCACAGTGTGCTACCCAGATCTCTGCCTTCCCTTCTTCCCAGCCCCCACCATGCCCACTCACCTGCGCACCTGTGTCCCCTGCAGTCTGGGAGAAGGCTTCCCTGCACCAGCCAGCCGGGCGTGCTTCGGGCCTGAGCTTTCCTAACCCTGGGCCCCACTCTCACCATTTTGAGAACCTTAGCACTCCCACGCCTATCAGTCTGTTGTTCCCCCTACTTTTCTCCccacactgcctggcacagaaGACTTTCGGCCCTTCTGGACTGGTCAGCACTATCCTAAAGGGGTAGGTACCACGGCGCATGTGTAGGCAGCACAAGGCCAAAGGCAGCACCTGGGAAAGCTGGGACGTTCTCTGATCTGGGGAGACCCAGGGGCCCCAAGAACAAAACCTGCCCAAAGCCTTAAAGCAAGCTGAGTGCAGACGACCGCACCGCCCGCCCCCCAGCAACCGCCATGCAGGAAATACGAGCTCACAAGGCCCACGGCAATAAGAAGCCCACCCACCTGCGACTACGCGAAGCGCCCGCGAAGAGGGTCCAGGGATCCGTAGCTAGAGACCGGGGGACGGGCCTCCCTCCGAGGGCGAGAGTCCAAGCGCCACCTAGAAAGTGGAGAACGAGATCGGCCGCCGTGAGGCCAGGCAAGGCGCGGGCGCGACCTCCCGAGACTGCGAGAATGGCCCGAATGTCTCCAGGTGCCCCCACAAACCCCCGGCGCGGACCGAGAAACTGAGGCCCGCAGACCGAAGACACTGCGACCCAGGCTGGGGCTCCGAGTGCCCCTCCGCGGATCAGAAGTCGGGAAAAGACGGAGGGGCGTAGCTCCAGGCCCGCGCGCACAGAGTTCCAAGTCGGCCGCCCGGACTCCCGCCTCCACACTGACCCTCCTGGAGCAGTCGGCGACGCCCGCTCCGAGCTGCGCCGTGCGGCGTCCAGCGCCCGACTACGCAGCGCAGCCACGCCCCCAGCGTGCGCGCGACCGCCTTACGACCCCGCGCATGCTCCAGGTTCGCCCCACGCGCACCTCCCAGCCAGgccgcgcgcgcgcgcgcgctcaGCCCGCCGCGCCTGCGCTGTGTACAGTGTAGCTGATACCTCGCAGGCGCTCGCGGTCCCTGCTGTCGCGGTAGCGCCGCGCGGTGGGTGATGGGAGAGCGCGCCCATTCCCACGCCGCGCCAAGTGCCACGGGAGCAGGTGGGGCCGCGTGTACAGGCGCGGGGCGGTTGGGCCAAAGCTGCCTCTCATGATCCTCAGCGGGCGGTGCCTGGTGGTCCCTCAGATCCGGGAAATCTGCACCTCGCTGTGGCGTAGACCAAGGGGCCGATGCTGCTTCAGCCCGCAGTTACTGCCCTGGCGTCAGCCCGACACTGGGGTGCTGCTGGGCGTTGAGAGGGCTGCTGCGGGGCCGGGCTAAGCATGGGGGGCTGCAGGTGTCGGAGCGGATGTAGGCATAGCGGGGCTGCTGGGCCTCGAGAGCGCCCTGGAACGGCATGCCCGCAGAGTGCGTCTCATCACCCGTTGCCGGTGCCGGGAACCTCGTTAGTACCCGGTTCGATTTGCTGCAGCCCGGGCGCGAGAGGCAGGGGGCAGGCAGGCCGAGAGGACCCTGTACCTACATGCCTGGGGGCTGCAGACGGCTCTGGGCCTCCTTGTTGTGGGTGTAAGTGTGTGCTTCCGACTCAGGAGAGGAGAGCAAGGGCGGGCTACCAAGGCCTCCCCACAGGGCTGTGCCCAGCCTAAGCCTGCCGAGTCAGCACCCAGATCCGGGACAAGATAGGTGAGGATGAAGTGGTGCTCTTCTCACTTGCACGAGCCGCCCCACGCCACCTCTCCTCGGTTTCACGGTGCCTAGAGAAGAGGTGGGAGAGGGTGCAGGCGCCCCAGCTCAGGATCTAATGCCTGTGGGCCAAGGACCTGGATGCAGGCCAGGAGTCTTTGGGGCCACGGCAGGCAGCCGGATTCACCGGAAAGTGACGCTTCTCAAGGGGAACACACACGTAACACACCAGCTCCCCTTCTGCCCTGGTCCAGTGACTCCTTTCATGAAAGCTCTCTGAAATGTTATCTGCATTTACACCCAAACTCACTCACTTTGATCCCTGAAACGCGAATCAAAGATCACATTGTACCTTCCCTGGGTCTGTGGGGCTTTCAGCAGCCTGggccaaaaataataaaagtggcaCCGAGCCAGGAAACGCCTCCTTGAAGTGGGAaagaaacttgaatttttttcGGTTGTATCTTTCCTAATTGACCTGATAATTTAAACTTCCTCCCTCAAGGGAAAGGTGGGGGTTCCCGCAAATTCAGCTTACCTCAGCCTCTAGGCAGCTCAGCCTACAGCTTAGCGCCCATCAGCAGAGTGGGCAGTGGGCCTGTGCAAGAGATGAATCCAACTGAGCCAGAAAAGCCCTTTTTTGgtccaaattttttttctttcaggccTTGTCCTGTGTATaccagtcatgcaccacataacattttggtcaacaagGGACCACATATATAACTGGTCACCCAGTAAGCTATGGTTactttattattgaagaaagaaaatgtttaggccaggcgcggtggtggttcacgcctgtaatcccagcactttgggaggccgaggcgggcagctcatttgaggtcaggagtttgagaccagcctggccaacatggtgaaaccctgtctctaccaaaaatacaaaaagccggatgtggtagcatgtgcctgtaatcccagctacttgggagactgaggcaggaaaatcacttgaacccgggaggcagaggttgtagtgagctgagattgtgccactgcactccagcctgggcaacagcaagactccgtctcaaaaaaaaggaaaatgtttaatataaatatgGTGCAgcttaagtgtacagtgtttataaagtctgaagtaggccgggcgcggtggctcaagcctgtaatcccagcactttgggaggctgagacgggcggatcacgaggtcaggagatcaagaccatcctggctaacacggtgaaaccccgtctctactaaaaaatacaaaaaaaaaaaaaactagccgggcgaggtggtgggcgcctgtagtcccagctaatgtagtaccagctacttgggaggctgaggcaggagaatggcgtaaacccgaaaggcggagcttgcagtgagctgagatccggccactgcactccagcctgggcaacagagcaagactccgtctcaaaaaaaaaaaaaaagtctgaagtaGTGTACAATAATGTCTTAGGCCTTCACATTTACTCACCACACCCAccgcaacttccagtcctgcaccTCTTTTCATGGCAAGTGCCCTAAccagtcattttttattttttgcgcTGTACTTTCACTGTACCTTTGCTATGATTAGGTGCACTAATACCGCTGTGTCACAGTTGCCTACATTGTTCAGTGGAGTCACTgcaagtttgtagcctaggagcaataggccttaccatatagcctaggtgtgtagtaggctctaCCATCTTGGTTTGTATAAGTTACTCTATGATGATCCCTCCATGACAAAATCACCtagtgacacatttctcagaatgtatccccgtAGTTAAGTGACATATgactatttttttattgtggtaaaatatagtaacatttaccattttagccatttttaggtgtacaattcaggagcattaagtacattcatccTGTTGTATATCCAGTGATCACTActtatttctagaactttttcatcactccagaaactgtacccattaactcTTCTTcgcctcccacccccatcccctggcaaccatcattccatattctgtctctgtgaatttaattactctaggtacctcatgtaagtagaatcatacagtatttatcattttgtgactggattatttcactcaacgtgttttcaaggttcatccacatcgcagcatgtgtcagaacttccttcctttttaaggctgtataatattccattgtacacttgaccacgttttgtttattcatttgttggttgacacttgggttgttttcaccttttggctattgtgaataatgctgctatgaacattagtGTATAAGTGtatgtttgagtccctgctttcagtacataagagtgaaattgctgaatcatacGCTCatattttgtttgactttttgagAGATTGCCAAACTTTTCCCTAGCAGTtgaaccattttatattcccaccaacagtgcacaggagttccaacttctccacatcctcaccaacacttggttaccttctcttttgttttgttttttcctaatagCCTCCTAATGGTATGAAGTAGTGtcccattgtgattttaatttgcatttctctaatgaatagtgagattgagcatctttttcctgtttttggccatttgtatatgttCACTGGAGAAATGGCTGTTCAAGTCCTGTGCCCATTTTTCATTGgatttttgttcttattgttgagtcataagatttttctagatattctggatattaatcccttgtcagatatataatttgcaagtaTTTCTCCATAGGctgctttttcactctgttgatagtgtcttttgaacacagaagtttttcattttcattaaaatatcattaaCTTAATTTCACTAATTGCATTAATTTCCAAGTCCAATTTGTCTATAtgttggtggtagtggtggtgttATATctaaatcattgccaaatccaatgctATGAAGTTttgccctatgttttcttctaagttttataGGTTTAGGTCTTTATATTTAGGACTTTgaccattttgagttcatttttatatacAGTGTTAGGTaaggatccagcttcattcttttgcatgtgaacaTCCAGATGTCCCAGCat
This genomic interval from Theropithecus gelada isolate Dixy chromosome 10, Tgel_1.0, whole genome shotgun sequence contains the following:
- the RTL10 gene encoding protein Bop, producing the protein MPRGRCRQQGPRIPIWAAANYANAHPWQQMDQASPGVAYTPLVDPWIERPCCGDPVCVRTTMEQKSTASGARGGKPAERGTLAGRLPGSRPHRVDFCWVPGSDPGTFDGSPWLLDRFLAQLGDYMSFRFEHYQDNISCVCEILRRLTGRARAWAAPYLDGDLPLPDDYELFCQDLKEVVQDPNSFAEYHAVVPCPLPLASSQLPVAPQLPVVRQYLARFLEGLALDMGTAPRFLPAAMATPAVSGSNSISRSALLEQQLTKESTPGPKEPPVLPSSLCSSKPHPVEPASSQPEEAAPTPEPRLSESANPPAQRPDPAHPGGPKPQKTEEEVLETEGDQEVSLGTPQ